A window of Ruminococcus champanellensis 18P13 = JCM 17042 contains these coding sequences:
- a CDS encoding tyrosine-type recombinase/integrase translates to MQQAKSPDNPEILNDYLIFLSIVKGRSPRTVAEYNLDLRLFLKYIKFMKTEHNQPAVEDMDIRDVDITLLRQVTLQDIYQFEYYLQDDRQNRDRARSRKTSAVKGFFSYLTYNMTLLEKNPAEHLELPGVKHSLPKFLSLEESLRMLSSVESDHPQRDYCILVLFLNCGIRLSELVGINVQDVDMYERRLRILGKGNKERMIYLNDACLSAITEYLQTRKNPPTEPNALFLSRNNRRISRRRVQQIVESVLKNADLGGKGLSTHKLRHTAATLMYQHGNVDTLTLKEILGHKSIVTTEIYTHLSDEQRQDAIEHNPLANVKNPYKGKPPKE, encoded by the coding sequence ATGCAACAAGCCAAATCTCCGGACAATCCGGAGATCCTGAACGATTATCTGATTTTTCTAAGCATCGTCAAGGGACGTTCACCCCGGACGGTGGCGGAGTATAACCTGGATCTTCGTTTGTTCCTCAAGTATATCAAATTTATGAAAACCGAGCACAACCAACCGGCTGTGGAAGACATGGACATCCGGGATGTGGACATCACCCTGCTGCGGCAGGTCACATTGCAGGATATTTACCAGTTTGAGTACTACTTACAGGATGACCGGCAAAACCGGGATCGTGCCAGAAGCCGCAAAACCTCCGCAGTCAAGGGCTTTTTCTCCTACCTGACCTATAACATGACCTTGCTGGAGAAGAACCCGGCGGAGCATCTGGAGCTGCCCGGCGTCAAACACAGTCTGCCCAAGTTCCTGTCCCTGGAGGAAAGCCTGCGGATGCTGTCCTCCGTGGAATCCGATCACCCACAGAGGGATTACTGCATACTGGTGCTGTTTCTCAACTGCGGCATCCGGCTCAGTGAACTGGTGGGAATCAACGTGCAGGACGTGGATATGTACGAACGTCGGCTTCGGATACTGGGCAAGGGCAATAAGGAACGAATGATCTATCTGAATGACGCCTGCCTGTCGGCGATCACTGAATATCTGCAAACCCGGAAGAATCCTCCCACCGAGCCAAACGCTCTGTTTTTGAGTCGGAACAACCGGCGCATCAGTCGCCGCCGTGTACAGCAGATCGTAGAAAGCGTGCTGAAAAATGCGGATCTTGGAGGGAAAGGGCTGTCCACGCATAAGCTGCGGCATACGGCAGCCACTTTGATGTACCAGCACGGAAATGTGGATACGCTGACCCTAAAGGAGATCCTGGGACATAAGAGCATCGTCACCACCGAGATCTACACCCACCTGTCCGATGAACAGCGGCAGGACGCCATTGAACACAATCCCCTTGCTAACGTGAAGAATCCATACAAGGGCAAACCGCCCAAGGAATAG
- a CDS encoding M15 family metallopeptidase, giving the protein MAQTNKRKTVVRYDRIIAVAVIFIILIVLLVSCITSCGGDNSTGDSSSGKDNSVVSTDPASGTPGSTDPSGTDSTASVDPTGYKTAAMDAEAVYTGDLVVVNKDHEYHFPDNEDNLVSIYQNKLSTYQAKDWDTLLDKRVIEQFNALMEGYYNSTHNVDIMVISGYRSKAAQESMNKSKSSDVAAGYTEYHTGLNFNLGIFPKGKSSYYYKPEGDYKWISDNMPAYGFILRYPEDKDSVTGTKGSTYKFRYVGVPHAAYMTENSLCLEEYLEQLKSYTLQQPLDYETGGKSYRIYYVPAAKSGSTDVSVPTDKEYSISGNNMDGFIVTVEMS; this is encoded by the coding sequence ATGGCACAGACAAATAAGAGAAAAACCGTTGTCCGATACGACCGGATCATTGCTGTTGCTGTGATTTTTATCATTCTGATCGTACTGCTGGTTTCCTGTATCACTTCCTGCGGCGGTGACAATTCTACCGGAGACAGCAGCTCCGGCAAAGACAACTCCGTTGTCTCCACAGATCCGGCTTCCGGCACCCCGGGCAGCACCGATCCTTCCGGAACGGATTCCACAGCATCGGTGGATCCGACTGGATATAAGACTGCGGCGATGGATGCAGAAGCGGTTTATACCGGTGATCTGGTTGTGGTCAACAAGGATCATGAATACCACTTCCCGGATAATGAGGACAACCTGGTATCCATCTACCAGAATAAGCTGTCCACCTACCAGGCTAAGGACTGGGATACGCTTTTGGACAAGCGGGTAATCGAGCAGTTCAATGCGCTGATGGAGGGTTACTACAACAGCACACACAACGTGGATATTATGGTGATCTCCGGTTACCGCAGCAAGGCAGCCCAGGAAAGCATGAATAAATCCAAGAGCAGCGATGTTGCCGCCGGCTATACGGAATACCACACAGGACTGAATTTTAATCTGGGCATTTTCCCCAAGGGCAAGAGTTCCTATTACTATAAGCCGGAGGGGGATTACAAGTGGATCTCTGATAACATGCCTGCATATGGGTTTATCCTGCGCTATCCGGAGGATAAAGACTCTGTGACCGGCACAAAGGGCAGTACCTATAAATTCCGCTATGTGGGCGTTCCCCATGCGGCATACATGACGGAAAACAGTCTGTGCCTGGAGGAATATCTGGAACAGCTCAAGAGCTATACCCTTCAGCAGCCTCTGGATTATGAAACAGGCGGGAAAAGCTACCGCATTTACTATGTACCCGCAGCAAAATCCGGCAGTACGGATGTTTCTGTTCCCACTGATAAGGAATACAGCATTTCCGGCAATAACATGGACGGGTTTATCGTTACAGTGGAGATGAGTTAA